CGGTGTCCGTCGCGGAGGCCTGTGCCATCCGTTACTCCTCGATGCGACCGCCGGCCGCCTCGATCTTCGCCTTGGCGCTGGCGCTGACCTTCACGCCACGCACCGTGAACGCACCGGGTACTTCCCCGTTGCCGAGCAGCTTGGCCGGACCCTTGTTCACATTCACCAGGCCTGCCGCCAGCAGCGTCTCGACCGTGACTTCCGTCCCCGTCACCTTCGCCAGGTCGTCCAGGCGGACGATCTGGTTCACGATGCTGAACGGGTTCGTGAAGCCACGCT
This is a stretch of genomic DNA from Gemmatimonadaceae bacterium. It encodes these proteins:
- the rplO gene encoding 50S ribosomal protein L15 → MGLHNLVPAPGSHRNRKRIGRGPGSGTGKTSGKGNKGQKARAGHHGPGGGKPHFEGGQMPLTRRIPKRGFTNPFSIVNQIVRLDDLAKVTGTEVTVETLLAAGLVNVNKGPAKLLGNGEVPGAFTVRGVKVSASAKAKIEAAGGRIEE